A portion of the Deinococcus terrestris genome contains these proteins:
- a CDS encoding adenylosuccinate synthase: MPGIAIIGAQWGDEGKGKITDFLAPEARYVVRYQGGANAGHTVTAGGQTFKLNLLPSGVLHEGVVSVLGDGMVIDPEKFLAERQSLLAGGLSPELRISDRAHLVLPHHKYVDGRGDFVGTTGRGIGPAYADRARRVGLRFGDLADEGTLRERVARLLEAKPNSTRDAGWATVEDALGYLLPIRDALLPFVNDTGSDLRRAIREGENVLFEGAQATLLDLNYGTYPFVTSSHPTVGGILVGAGVNHRAVNQVYGVAKAFNTRVGHGPFPTEVFGEMERRLRGDGSQPWDEFGTTTGRARRVGWLDLKLLRYAAEVNGLDGLVINKMDILAGLETVRVCVAYGSEGQPVYRDLPGWATTEGATSRETLPREAQAYLDLIEETVGVPVVIFSCGPAREQTYGAVSWG; this comes from the coding sequence ATGCCGGGAATCGCCATCATCGGGGCGCAGTGGGGAGACGAGGGCAAGGGCAAGATCACCGATTTTCTGGCGCCGGAGGCCCGCTACGTGGTGCGCTATCAGGGCGGGGCCAACGCGGGGCACACCGTCACCGCAGGGGGACAGACCTTCAAGCTCAACCTGTTGCCCAGCGGCGTGCTGCACGAGGGTGTGGTGAGCGTGCTGGGCGACGGCATGGTCATCGACCCCGAGAAGTTCCTCGCCGAGCGCCAGAGCCTGCTCGCGGGCGGCCTCTCGCCCGAGCTGCGGATCAGCGACCGCGCCCACCTCGTGCTGCCGCACCACAAGTATGTGGATGGCCGGGGGGATTTCGTGGGGACCACTGGGCGCGGCATCGGCCCCGCCTACGCGGACCGGGCGCGGCGGGTGGGATTGCGCTTCGGGGACCTCGCCGACGAGGGCACGCTCCGCGAGCGCGTCGCCCGGCTGCTGGAGGCCAAGCCCAACTCCACCCGTGACGCGGGCTGGGCCACCGTGGAGGACGCGCTGGGCTACCTGCTGCCCATCCGGGACGCCCTGCTGCCCTTTGTCAACGACACCGGCTCGGACCTGCGCCGGGCGATCCGGGAGGGCGAGAACGTGCTGTTCGAGGGGGCGCAGGCCACCCTGCTCGACCTGAACTACGGCACCTACCCCTTTGTCACCAGCAGCCACCCCACCGTGGGCGGCATCCTCGTCGGAGCAGGCGTGAACCACCGCGCCGTCAATCAGGTGTACGGGGTCGCCAAGGCCTTCAACACCCGCGTGGGCCACGGTCCCTTTCCCACCGAGGTCTTCGGCGAGATGGAGCGGCGGCTGCGCGGCGACGGCTCGCAGCCCTGGGACGAGTTCGGCACGACGACGGGCCGCGCCCGCCGGGTGGGCTGGCTGGACCTCAAACTGCTGCGGTATGCCGCCGAGGTCAACGGGCTCGACGGCCTGGTGATCAACAAGATGGACATTCTCGCGGGACTGGAGACGGTCAGGGTCTGCGTGGCCTACGGCTCGGAGGGCCAGCCCGTCTACCGCGACCTCCCCGGCTGGGCCACCACCGAGGGGGCCACGAGTCGCGAGACGCTGCCCCGTGAGGCCCAGGCCTACCTCGACCTGATCGAGGAGACGGTGGGCGTGCCCGTCGTGATCTTCTCGTGCGGCCCCGCCCGCGAGCAGACCTACGGCGCCGTGAGCTGGGGCTGA
- the folE gene encoding GTP cyclohydrolase I FolE — protein sequence MTIPPTISAADERLEVPGLRDLTEGWLAAIGEDPEREGLQKTPQRVAKAWAFLTAGYGRTLSDAAGDAVFAAEGSEMVIVKDIEFYSMCEHHMLPFYGRAHVAYIPDGQILGLSKFARIVDLYARRLQVQERLTTQIADALGELLAPRGVAVLLEGVHLCMAMRGVQKQNSSTTTSAMRGLFKDDARTRAEFMSAVQTSLRGR from the coding sequence TTGACCATTCCACCCACCATCAGCGCCGCCGACGAGCGGCTGGAAGTGCCGGGGCTGCGCGACCTGACCGAAGGCTGGCTCGCGGCCATCGGGGAAGACCCGGAGCGCGAGGGCCTGCAAAAAACCCCGCAGCGCGTCGCCAAAGCCTGGGCCTTCCTGACCGCCGGGTATGGCCGCACCCTCTCGGACGCCGCCGGGGACGCCGTGTTCGCCGCCGAGGGCAGCGAGATGGTGATCGTCAAGGACATCGAGTTCTATTCGATGTGCGAGCACCACATGCTGCCCTTTTATGGCCGGGCGCACGTGGCCTATATCCCCGACGGGCAGATTCTGGGCCTGAGCAAGTTCGCCCGCATTGTGGACCTGTACGCCCGGCGCCTTCAGGTGCAAGAACGCCTGACCACCCAGATCGCCGACGCCCTGGGGGAACTGCTCGCCCCGCGCGGGGTGGCCGTGCTGCTCGAAGGCGTTCACCTGTGCATGGCGATGCGCGGGGTGCAAAAGCAGAACTCGTCGACGACCACGAGCGCCATGCGCGGGCTGTTCAAGGACGACGCCCGCACCCGCGCCGAGTTCATGAGCGCGGTGCAGACCTCCCTGCGTGGGCGCTGA